In Mytilus edulis chromosome 4, xbMytEdul2.2, whole genome shotgun sequence, the following proteins share a genomic window:
- the LOC139518938 gene encoding neuronal acetylcholine receptor subunit alpha-10-like has product MDVKYYHLKSIICILALSLIDCSSISKNISDTIFEGYDSGLRPVCANVPLVNMTLGIAVRQVIGLDEPNQIVRLNLWMRLKWNDCLLTWDPNDYGGLDNIIVPIKRVWVPDLTLYDSTATEFSGIKEYRAIIFSDGSVKYNFPTVLEALCPIEVLNFPFDTQICALVFGSWNHHGLEIDLYPKDNPGDLSTLKSNVEWLVPKVAAERHIIKYSCCPAPYPDVTFNVHLQRKPGYYIINILIPSVMITVLAILGYFLPVDSGEKVSLVITVMLAMSVFQLLVADKLPPSAESTPWIMFFFNFILGLSAVSTILQVLVINLYYRGEREVPTSLKYYIIKPLCYITCVPIPGEDPSSYCGRKIQCSDFTKPQEATNTVMWQSFSIAVDRLGIVLFSFTLVIGIATVFRQMTGSF; this is encoded by the exons ATGGATGTTAAATACTATCATTTGAAGAGTATTATATGTATTTTGGCACTTTCATTAATTG ATTGTTCCAGTATTTCAAAGAATATATCCGACACGATCTTTGAAGGTTATGATAGTGGACTACGACCAGTATGTGCAAATGTCCCACTTGTCAATATGACATTGGGTATAGCTGTACGTCAAGTTATTGGTTTG GATGAGCCAAATCAAATTGTACGGTTAAATCTATGGATGAGATTG aaATGGAATGACTGCTTGTTGACTTGGGATCCTAACGATTATGGTGGATTAGACAACATCATTGTCCCAATCAAGAGAGTCTGGGTACCAGATCTTACATTATATGACAG CACTGCAACAGAATTCAGCGGAATTAAAGAGTATAGAGCTATCATCTTTTCAGATGGATCAGTGAAGTATAACTTCCCAACTGTCCTGGAAGCTCTGTGTCCAATCGAGGTTTTGAACTTTCCCTTCGATACTCAAATATGTGCATTAGTATTTGGCTCCTGGAACCACCACGGCCTAGAAATAGACTTATACCCGAAAGACAACCCTGGAGATCTATCAACTTTGAAATCTAATGTTGAATGGTTAGTTCCAAAGGTAGCAGCAGAAAGACACATCATAAAATATTCTTGTTGTCCAGCACCTTATCCTGATGTCACTTTTAACGTACATTTGCAGCGGAAACCTGGTTACTATATCATCAACATATTGATACCGTCAGTGATGATAACAGTCTTAGCTATATTAGGATATTTTCTCCCGGTTGATTCTGGAGAAAAGGTTTCACTCGTAATCACAGTAATGCTAGCAATGTCGGTTTTCCAGCTGTTAGTCGCAGACAAACTTCCACCATCAGCTGAATCAACGCCTTGGATAA TGTTTTTCTTCAACTTCATCCTTGGTCTATCAGCGGTATCTACCATACTACAAGTACTTGTTATTAATTTGTATTACCGCGGTGAAAGAGAGGTACCTACTTCCTTGAAGTATTACATCATTAAACCTCTTTGTTATATCACATGTGTTCCAATACCTGGAGAAGATCCATCGTCATATTGTGGAAGAAAG ATCCAATGTTCCGATTTTACAAAGCCACAGGAAGCAACGAATACGGTGATGTGGCAAAGTTTTTCTATTGCAGTAGATCGGCTTGgcattgttttgttttcatttactcTTGTCATTGGCATTGCTACAGTATTTAGACAAATGACAGGGAGTTTCTAA